In Candidatus Hydrogenedentota bacterium, the following are encoded in one genomic region:
- a CDS encoding NTP transferase domain-containing protein: MSATKYQGVILAAGHGSRMGPFGEEMPKPIVPICNKPLLAYQLESMKAVGIDEVFIVIGHLGHRITQTLGDGSRFGVRIRYVEQQQRLGIAHAVGQLERHITRPFLLMLGDIFFEIPNLGSMMDEMERNRAAAVIAVKEETDAEAVKRNFAVLLRDDGTVRRVIEKPRHVPNMLKGCGLYLFDMPVFDAIRRTPRTAMRDEYELTDSIQILIDYEFPVRIAPVVDWDVNITYTRDLIDCCMHQLRKLNKMSLTGEGCDLARGTELTDTVLGDRVIVRKPARLQRCVVLSDVVLDDGRAHTDTVITKHSQLRGLTGLFEENANATT; this comes from the coding sequence GTGAGCGCAACGAAATACCAGGGCGTGATTCTCGCCGCGGGCCACGGTTCGCGGATGGGTCCCTTTGGCGAGGAGATGCCGAAACCGATCGTGCCGATCTGCAACAAGCCGCTGCTCGCGTACCAACTCGAGTCGATGAAGGCGGTGGGCATCGACGAGGTATTCATCGTGATTGGCCATCTTGGCCATCGCATTACCCAGACGCTCGGAGACGGCAGCCGTTTTGGCGTGCGCATTCGGTACGTCGAGCAGCAGCAGCGGCTGGGCATTGCGCACGCGGTGGGCCAGTTGGAACGCCACATTACGCGGCCGTTCCTGCTGATGTTGGGCGACATTTTCTTCGAGATACCGAACCTTGGGTCGATGATGGACGAAATGGAGCGCAACCGCGCCGCGGCGGTCATCGCCGTGAAGGAAGAGACCGATGCCGAAGCGGTGAAGCGGAACTTTGCCGTGTTGTTGCGCGACGATGGGACGGTGCGCCGCGTGATCGAGAAGCCGCGTCACGTGCCGAACATGCTGAAGGGATGCGGGCTGTACTTGTTCGATATGCCGGTCTTCGACGCGATACGCCGCACGCCGCGCACGGCGATGCGCGACGAATACGAGTTGACGGACTCGATTCAGATACTGATCGACTACGAATTCCCCGTGCGCATCGCGCCGGTGGTGGATTGGGACGTGAACATCACGTACACGCGCGACCTGATCGACTGCTGTATGCACCAGTTGCGCAAGCTGAACAAGATGTCGCTGACGGGCGAGGGGTGCGACCTCGCGCGCGGGACGGAATTGACGGACACGGTGCTCGGCGATCGCGTAATCGTCCGCAAGCCAGCGCGCCTTCAGCGGTGCGTGGTGCTGTCCGACGTTGTGCTCGACGACGGGCGCGCGCACACGGACACGGTCATTACGAAGCACTCGCAGTTGCGCGGATTGACAGGGTTGTTCGAGGAAAACGCGAATGCGACGACGTGA
- a CDS encoding GDP-mannose 4,6-dehydratase: MDWKGRKVLVTGAGGFIGSHLCERLLSMGAEVRGMVHGNMRGSVGYLAGVQGPLSKNLEICGGNIRDGAFVREATGGIDTVFHHAAITSVAYSYANPEETIITNVMGTLNVCNAARHEHVRRVVHTSSAGVYGAAKDGSPITETHPVAAHNPYTASKLAADHTAESFYLSYDLPVATCRIFNAYGPRIGQFLVIPTIILQLSRGKELRLGDLTPTRNFTYVDDIVTAFIRMAEEDSVIGEVVNFGSTRAVTIGELAQIIAKLMKTDLEIEPDPERMRPKRSEIQRVEADSSKAKELLGWEPTVSLEDGLRRTIDWILSGGYEDVPVRH, encoded by the coding sequence ATGGACTGGAAGGGGCGCAAAGTATTGGTGACCGGGGCGGGTGGCTTTATCGGAAGCCACCTGTGCGAACGTTTGCTCTCGATGGGAGCCGAGGTACGTGGCATGGTCCACGGTAACATGCGCGGCAGCGTGGGATACCTCGCGGGTGTGCAGGGGCCGTTGAGCAAGAACCTCGAGATTTGCGGCGGCAACATTCGCGACGGCGCGTTCGTGCGCGAGGCGACTGGCGGGATCGACACGGTATTTCATCACGCGGCGATCACCAGCGTGGCGTATTCGTACGCGAACCCCGAAGAGACGATCATCACGAACGTAATGGGCACGTTGAACGTGTGCAATGCCGCCCGGCATGAACATGTACGGCGGGTGGTGCATACGTCGTCCGCCGGCGTATACGGCGCGGCGAAGGACGGCAGCCCCATCACGGAGACGCACCCGGTTGCCGCGCACAATCCGTACACGGCGTCGAAACTCGCGGCGGACCACACAGCGGAGAGTTTTTATCTCTCGTACGATTTGCCCGTCGCGACGTGCCGCATTTTCAACGCGTACGGCCCGCGTATCGGACAGTTTCTGGTAATACCCACCATTATTCTACAGCTTTCGCGCGGGAAGGAATTGCGGCTGGGCGACCTCACGCCGACACGCAATTTCACGTATGTGGACGACATTGTCACGGCATTTATCCGCATGGCAGAGGAAGACAGCGTCATAGGCGAAGTCGTAAACTTTGGGTCGACGCGCGCGGTGACCATCGGCGAACTTGCACAGATCATCGCGAAACTGATGAAAACGGACTTGGAGATCGAGCCCGATCCGGAGCGTATGCGACCGAAGCGCAGCGAAATCCAGCGCGTCGAGGCCGACAGCTCGAAGGCGAAAGAGCTCCTCGGCTGGGAGCCGACGGTGAGTTTGGAGGACGGTTTGCGCCGGACAATCGATTGGATTCTTTCCGGCGGTTACGAGGACGTGCCGGTACGGCACTGA